A window of Syngnathus typhle isolate RoL2023-S1 ecotype Sweden linkage group LG9, RoL_Styp_1.0, whole genome shotgun sequence genomic DNA:
AATGACACAGCATGGGATTAGGTTTTTAATTGCACTGTCCTGAAGGGTGGGGGTTGCTTTAATGAGGCCCAATGCCGTTTTCTTCCTGACCTTTGAGGCTCTGCCCTACAGGTGTCCATCCTCTGACTTAAAAGAGATATATGGGCTATGAGGGCTTTCCCTCTAGAGGTACCTGACCTCAGCAAGTTCCTCTACAGAGCTTGACATTTTAACCTGGATAAGTCAAAGAAGTGGAAAGTGATGCAATAGCCGAGTCAATCACCTGGACTGAATCCGATTGAACGTTCGTTTTACTTACTGAAGAGAAAACTGAGGGGAGATTTCCGTAagagctggggaaaaaaaatctaggcTCAATGGATGGCGGCTCCTATTCCGGTTGTTTGATGCCACTGAAGGCAACACATAACCATCATTGCTCATGGGCTATTTCATAATAGTGAGGGTATTTCACAAAATATCGTTCACATGTGCAGGGAGTGGCCTAACATCCAAGCGCCACATGCTGGGACTGGCAAGATTAAACCAGTCAAAAATGAAAGCATGTTGAGAAGTAAAGACTTGCTTGGTTGACTCAATGTGAGCCCTGTAGaattcaaaataatattttaaaagaaaaacaatacagATTGGTTGCAAGAGAGGAAAATGTATTTCAGACTGAAATGTCATGATACAATGCTCTTTATATTGAGCAACTGTTGAACCTTTCAGTACGGTTTGATTCTTCATAGACCCACTATGTAGCATACTTGAGACCGATTTCTGtcttgagaaaaaaagacaacagcTGCTGAAACTCacagctgataaaaaaaaaaaaaaaaaaaaaacattggcacAAAATGTAGATAGCGAGCTTGCAAGCTGTAGAACATACTCAGGAATGAACACTATTCAGAGTGACCTCTGAGGCAACACTGCGTGTGTCCGCTTTGTTCATTCAAAGAACATCGAATGCAATTGCTTGGGAAGCTGAGTGTTGGTCGGTGAGTCCGGGCCCGGAGTATAAAGGGGCAGCGGTAaatgttattaaaaagaaaaaatgggatGAGTTTTCAAAAGTACATGTCTTGAAAGAGTTTTTGGCCCATTTCAATGTAGGCTTCTTTCTCCTGTGCAGACATCTGCTCTACCAGCTCTGGCCTCTGGCTCACCTCTCCATAAGAGAACGGCCGGCCTGCCACCATCACTGTGGGCTCATCTCCCACCTCCTCAAAGTCgtcgtcatcctcctcttcgACACGCCgaggagcggcggcggcggctacgTGAGGGGGAGGAGCAGTGGGCGCCTCCTCGTCGGATTCACTCGTGTCGCTCTCCGAGTCGCTGGCGTTTGCCGAGGCGGACGCGAGCCCTCTGGCGGCAGCATTTGCTCCGCCTCCACCGGGTCCCGCCACGGCTCGCTTCTCATGGATGAGCAGGGCTCGCATCACCTCTTCGTTCTCATCTGGCTGGCCGGCACCTGGGTGACTTGCGCCATCCTGGATCCCGGTCGCAATGTCTCCCCCTGTAATATGAAACTTAGTTAAACCATATGCTGGAATTATGGTAAACTGAAACTAAAACACTCACGTAAATTAATGGTTCAAGATTGCTAAACCAAAATCTGAAAAGAAACTCTTCTGCATTTCTACAAGCGTGGATAAATTAATGAGCAACGCTTGGTCATTCAGAAAAATCAAACAAGCTATGAACATTTCGAATGAAGCAATTATGATTCAAAAGAAATCTGGCCAGGCTTGATTGCTACATGTCCTTGGCTGGTGAACGTCAATGGGTAGCATAGCTCAGTGAAGGGCACTGACAGAAAGAGATAACCCGCTTTGACCAGAAACTAGGCTACCATGGCAACAGAAAGAAAGTAAAATTTTTAAGTTAATTCGGTCTACTCTACATTCAATCGTTACAGATGAGTAATAGAACAACGTATACGTCGATACAGTGTGAGGGACTGGGCCTGGACGGAAAGAGTGAAAATCCAGGAGTGACTGATGCCACCCACCAAAAGGTTGAGaagtgccacaagatggcagcagagcACTACTTTTATATTCTACCGCAAGATGACCTGTTTACTTCAAGCATACCTTCTCACGTCCAAGAGAGACACTACAAGATGGCAATGCTTTTGACAAGACCTTGGCCTactgataataaaaaataaaaaaaagctattatgtgactttaaatgttttgagaatgcctaaaaaaaaaaaaaaaaaaattatgatgaggggggaaaaagaagaCTTACGATTCTTCAGCATGTCCGTCTCGTTGTAAGCACCCTCCACCGTGCTCTGAGTCAACCAGACGGGCCTCTCCTTCAATCCTGTGCCCTCACTGGCTTGCTTCTGTGGGTCATCCCGATCCTCCATATTGATAACAACATTTTGGGTGTAAAGGTCAGCGTAGGTCGAGCCTTTGTTGGACCAGGCTTCCCGGTGGGGACCACTCGCAGCGTTCGCAGCAGCCAGCGCATTGCGTTCCCGGCTAGAAAAAAGATCCACATTATTGGCTTTCGGCTTACTTCGATGATGGAAGTCAATGTACGGAACGAGCAGAAACTGACCTCTGCTTGAGGGCAGGGATCTCTGTGGGCTCAGGTTCCAGCAGCTCATGAGCCAAATTCACATCCTCGGTCTCGCGCAGCAGTACATAGATGGGCTCAATCTGTTCATTAAATCGGGCCACCAGTGTCCTGGCATCAGGGCATACAGACTCatcctcttccacctccgtctGACAGAATGTGCAATGGAATGTACCTGTGTGAAAGAGGACCATCCAGATAAACAGCTGACGACAAAACACAAGGCCCTAAACTAAAAACACTGTTTTAGTGGAATTATTTTTCACAGCTAACTGTTAGCGAATGTAATTTAATTtctaatctgttgaaaaatgcaatcTGTTGAtggaaatcaaacgagcactaACGAGGCCTGTACTCAGAAGTGCAGTCTTAGTGTACATAATTGAGTGTATGCCAAGATGAACTGGATGCTCTCGTTTTGCCGCGTCACTGTCTTCAATTCCTTGGCAGGGTACACTGTAAGGCATCGCTATAAAAGCACAGGTGAAATTGCACTGCGCCAAGCTCAAAATCACTGCACTCGTGTCGAAACTGCTTTTTAAAGTCTTGGAGAAAATTAAAATAAGAAAATTGCAAGGAATAATGCAAACAATTTTCATTTGATGCACCTGGATGCGAGACTCACTGAAAACACATTTTAAGGGCATTGCGCTTGAATAAAATGCTACAGAAGCTGGCACCCCTTTCAAAAAAGTGCAAAGTGTGCATCTCCTCTCCTCAAAGGCGGGATGCGCTGTGCAGCTGAGAGGTGTGGGACCTTGTGTACACATTGTCTGCTTCCTGGAAGAGGCCATCTGCCTCACTGTCCATAATGGGAACTCTTCCAGCATGAGCACAAGGCCTGTGTCttcattgtgtgttgttgttgttgttgttgttgttgtgtaaaACGCGCCCGCAAAAGACATTCCGACTGCAATGCATTACAACCGTGCGGTCGCTTTTGATGAATGCCCCCTTGTAGACCTAAACCACAAATGTGATATAATAATAGTACAAGTCAAACAAAGAAATCTACTTggatattttgaaattcaaaattTGAATAGATTTAAATTGCAGTATTGTGGGAATTGGGAAGATAACCAAGTTGAATGAAATGCACCTCAAATTTGGCACATTTTTGATGACGTTTACTGTATGAACTGGTGACAAAAGAGTCGTGCAGCCATATTCTGCAGTCAGTAATGTCTCCTTTCATTCACATTAGTGAGCAGGAATGCATAACACTGTGAATCATTATTCACTCTGA
This region includes:
- the gtf2e1 gene encoding general transcription factor IIE subunit 1, whose product is MIEPELLTEVPAALKRLAKMVVRGFYGVEHALALDVLIRNPCVREEDMLELLKFDRKQLRSILNTLKADKFVKCRMRVETAPDGKTTRHNYYFINYRVLVNVVKYKLDHMRRRIETDERDSTNRASFRCPCCFSTFTDLEANQLFDPMTGTFHCTFCQTEVEEDESVCPDARTLVARFNEQIEPIYVLLRETEDVNLAHELLEPEPTEIPALKQSRERNALAAANAASGPHREAWSNKGSTYADLYTQNVVINMEDRDDPQKQASEGTGLKERPVWLTQSTVEGAYNETDMLKNRGDIATGIQDGASHPGAGQPDENEEVMRALLIHEKRAVAGPGGGGANAAARGLASASANASDSESDTSESDEEAPTAPPPHVAAAAAPRRVEEEDDDDFEEVGDEPTVMVAGRPFSYGEVSQRPELVEQMSAQEKEAYIEMGQKLFQDMYF